From the genome of Rhododendron vialii isolate Sample 1 chromosome 10a, ASM3025357v1:
ggtgtccgtgtccgtgtcggtgcatcatagccCTCCGCATTTTTTGACTATCGCCGTCCCAATCTCAAACAGCTCATGGTCTTCCTCCATCCTTCGATTGTCAAAAGCTCGTTGCTCAAACAAGGACCAAGAATCATCCTCCGATAGACCAACCATAAGGTGCACAGGAAGCGTAGCCATAATTTGAGCAACTTTCTGAATCCTTGTTGTCACTACAACCTTACTGCCTTTAGCTCCAAACCTAAGTACGTCTTTTAGCCTATCCCAATTCTCATGGTACTCATTCCACACGTCGTCCAAGACAAGCAAATATCTCCTGCCACTCAATTTTTCTCGGAGGCGGCGCTGGAGTAGATCCAAGTTCGTGATATTGCATGTGCCTCCTTCTATGGACTCTACAATCACTCGCGTTAGTCTCTCTATGTCGAAATCATCAGACACGCAAACCCAAAGTCTTAAATCGAAGTGCCCCTCCACCCTCTTATCATTGTACACCAATCCAGCGAGTGTAGTCTTGCCGAGGCCCCCCATGCCCCATACAGCACACACCGAAACACCATCGCGGTCGCTCAAATCATCGAGTAA
Proteins encoded in this window:
- the LOC131302850 gene encoding putative disease resistance protein RGA3: MADVLLSSLLQTIFTTLTSSALQQFGIAWGLEKELKDLESTLSTIQAVLVDAEAKQWTSEPVKNWVRKLKDSAYDADNVLDEFATEALKRKLDSQIHRVSAFFSLPNRLIFRLKMGNKIKGVKESLDRIAGERSFHLREGLLVSEFRSVERRQTSSFVNESEILGRNDEKEMIITMLLDDLSDRDGVSVCAVWGMGGLGKTTLAGLVYNDKRVEGHFDLRLWVCVSDDFDIERLTRVIVESIEGGTCNITNLDLLQRRLREKLSGRRYLLVLDDVWNEYHENWDRLKDVLRFGAKGSKVVVTTRIQKVAQIMATLPVHLMVGLSEDDSWSLFEQRAFDNRRMEEDHELFEIGTAIVKKCGGL